ATGTAGATCACAAAATGATAAGAAGCTACTTAGCCCATCTAAAAGATAAAAGTTATAGTAAAACTACTGTGTCAAGAAAACTATCTTCGATAAGGTCTTTTTTTAAATTTTACTCAAGAGAAAAAAATATCGAGAATAACCCCGGACGGCTCGTATCTACTCCCAAGGTAAATAAAAAATTGCCGTCTTTTTTTACAGTAAAGGAAATTAAATGGATTTTAGACGCTCCGGATAATTCGCCCTTAGGGGTTAGGGATAGAGCAATGATGGAATTGTTTTACTCGACAGGACTTAGAATTAGTGAACTATGGCAGCTTAATATTGACAGTATTAATTTTGATGAAAAAAGCATAAAAGTAATGGGAAAAGGGAATATGGAAAGAGAAGTTTTTCTAGGAAGCTATGCAAAAAAAGCAATAGTGAGGTATCTAGAAGAAGGTAGAGGGCAATTATTAAAGAGAGAAAATGAAACAAAAGCTCTTTTTCTTAATAAAAATGGCAGTAGGCTATCTGTAAGAAGTATCAGAAGAAGGGTAAATAAATATATCAAAAAAGCTGCTCTAGATAATGAGGTATCCCCCCATAGTTTGAGACATACTTTTGCAACACATCTATTAAATGGGGGTGCTGATATAAGAGCAGTACAAGAGCTATTAGGACATGTGAACATTTCCACAACTCAAACATACACCCATGTTACTAAAGACCACTTAAGAGAAGTATACAAGGACTT
The Natranaerofaba carboxydovora genome window above contains:
- the xerA gene encoding site-specific tyrosine recombinase/integron integrase, with translation MDNFKLETWKDVDHKMIRSYLAHLKDKSYSKTTVSRKLSSIRSFFKFYSREKNIENNPGRLVSTPKVNKKLPSFFTVKEIKWILDAPDNSPLGVRDRAMMELFYSTGLRISELWQLNIDSINFDEKSIKVMGKGNMEREVFLGSYAKKAIVRYLEEGRGQLLKRENETKALFLNKNGSRLSVRSIRRRVNKYIKKAALDNEVSPHSLRHTFATHLLNGGADIRAVQELLGHVNISTTQTYTHVTKDHLREVYKDFHPRA